The following coding sequences are from one Gammaproteobacteria bacterium window:
- a CDS encoding phosphoadenylyl-sulfate reductase, which produces MHNTAEKITAVSGPDIAGSVPDIHKLNEKYEALSVEDRIRELYRDFSQDEVMITSSFAANSAYFLHLFSRLRPEQTIFFIDTGFHFPETLEYKAYLTELYHLKVVDVRPEDWKHEFTEKDQTYKSDPDFCCSVNKVEPLDEVKKNFRVWVSSLMRWETEHRATLNIFEERGGIIKFHPMVDVSKAGREAYIRDHKLPFHPLVAKGYSSIGCKHCTLPGADRAGRWVDKPKTECGLHL; this is translated from the coding sequence ATGCATAACACCGCCGAAAAAATCACTGCTGTCTCCGGCCCCGACATCGCGGGCAGTGTCCCGGATATCCACAAGCTGAATGAAAAATACGAAGCGCTGTCGGTGGAAGACCGCATTCGAGAATTGTACCGGGACTTCAGTCAGGACGAGGTCATGATCACCTCCTCCTTTGCCGCCAACTCGGCCTATTTTCTGCACCTGTTTTCCCGCCTGCGGCCGGAGCAGACCATCTTCTTTATCGACACCGGCTTCCATTTTCCCGAGACTCTGGAATACAAGGCCTACCTCACCGAGCTGTACCATTTGAAAGTGGTGGATGTGCGTCCGGAAGACTGGAAGCACGAATTCACCGAAAAAGACCAGACTTACAAATCCGACCCGGATTTCTGCTGCTCGGTAAACAAAGTGGAACCCTTAGATGAGGTGAAGAAAAACTTCCGGGTCTGGGTATCCAGCCTGATGCGCTGGGAAACGGAACACCGCGCCACCTTGAATATCTTCGAAGAGCGCGGCGGCATCATCAAGTTTCACCCTATGGTGGACGTGAGCAAAGCCGGGCGGGAGGCCTACATCCGCGACCATAAGCTGCCCTTTCACCCCCTGGTGGCCAAAGGCTACTCCTCCATCGGTTGCAAACACTGCACCCTGCCGGGGGCGGACCGCGCAGGCCGCTGGGTGGACAAACCCAAAACCGAGTGCGGCCTGCATTTGTAG